In one window of Aceticella autotrophica DNA:
- a CDS encoding homoserine dehydrogenase codes for MKIGLMGLGTVGKGVVHVINQNGDSIEKRIGEKIEIKKILVKDAEKKRSPLVEGKLVLDPMEILNDDEIDVVVEVMGKEHPALEYIKKALENGKSVVTANKEVIARHGKELIKLANEKKVSLLYEASVGGGIPIIRPLKQCLAANKIYEVKGILNGTTNYILSEMKDRGMSFEGVLKEAQQKGYAELDPTDDIEGFDAARKLAILCTLSFNKYVVPDDIYTKGISSISKEDIKYAQELGYTIKLIAYGKIYENEKLEAWVHPVMISKESPLNGVNGVYNAILIEGNAVGRLMFYGQGAGMMPTASAVVADIIDVVNHIPGKNGYEDADIIPIQDTVSKYYIRLIALDKPGVMSKITGILGNEGISLVSVVQKEVHEDAAEIVLITHHANTGRIFKALDEIKNLHEIYKVASIIRVEED; via the coding sequence ATGAAAATTGGATTGATGGGACTTGGAACTGTTGGAAAAGGTGTTGTTCATGTTATAAACCAAAACGGAGACAGTATCGAGAAAAGAATAGGAGAAAAAATAGAGATTAAAAAAATTCTTGTTAAAGATGCAGAGAAAAAAAGAAGTCCATTAGTAGAAGGAAAACTTGTTCTTGACCCCATGGAAATTTTAAATGATGATGAGATAGATGTTGTTGTTGAAGTTATGGGGAAAGAGCATCCAGCTCTTGAATATATAAAAAAGGCTTTAGAAAATGGTAAAAGCGTTGTAACTGCTAATAAAGAAGTTATTGCAAGACATGGCAAGGAGCTTATAAAGCTTGCAAATGAAAAAAAGGTAAGCCTTCTTTATGAGGCATCTGTCGGTGGAGGCATACCAATTATCAGACCTTTAAAGCAGTGCCTTGCAGCAAACAAGATTTACGAGGTAAAGGGGATTCTGAATGGTACGACAAATTATATCCTTTCAGAAATGAAAGACAGGGGAATGAGCTTTGAAGGGGTTTTAAAGGAAGCGCAGCAAAAAGGTTATGCAGAGCTTGATCCAACAGATGATATAGAAGGATTTGATGCAGCAAGGAAATTAGCAATTTTATGCACACTTTCTTTTAATAAGTATGTCGTTCCAGATGATATATATACTAAGGGTATAAGTTCTATATCCAAAGAGGATATAAAATATGCACAGGAACTTGGGTATACCATAAAACTTATTGCATATGGCAAAATATACGAGAATGAAAAGCTTGAGGCATGGGTTCATCCTGTTATGATATCAAAAGAGAGCCCTTTAAATGGTGTAAACGGCGTTTATAATGCAATACTTATAGAGGGTAACGCAGTAGGGAGGTTAATGTTTTACGGGCAGGGTGCTGGTATGATGCCTACCGCCAGTGCCGTAGTTGCTGATATAATTGATGTTGTTAATCATATTCCGGGGAAAAATGGATATGAAGATGCTGATATAATACCGATTCAAGATACGGTGTCTAAGTATTATATAAGGCTTATTGCCCTTGATAAACCGGGTGTTATGAGCAAGATAACAGGTATACTGGGTAATGAAGGGATAAGTCTTGTTTCTGTTGTACAGAAGGAGGTCCATGAAGATGCCGCTGAGATTGTCCTTATCACCCATCATGCAAATACCGGCAGGATATTTAAGGCACTTGATGAGATAAAGAATCTCCATGAAATATACAAAGTGGCAAGTATAATTAGGGTAGAGGAGGACTAA
- the thrC gene encoding threonine synthase produces MEWEGIIKAYRGFMPKIDDKNIVTLKEGNTPLIEAINLEKEFPGLKIYLKYEGLNPTGSFKDRGMTMAVSMAKQQGSKAIVCASTGNTSASAAAYGARAGLKCVVLIPGGKIALGKLAQAIAYGAQVISINGNFDDALKLVRELSDKHPITLVNSINPYRLEGQKSSSFEICDTLGESPDYLALPVGNAGNITAYWMGFKEYHKEGKINKLPKMIGFQAAGAAPIVENRIFEHPETIATAIRIGNPASWQKAVRARDESGGLIDKVTDEEILKAYSLLAKKEGIFAEPASAASIAGITKKYREGLFKEGDTVVCILTGNGLKDPDTAIKMSGSDIKMVDADLKILEEIIYG; encoded by the coding sequence ATGGAATGGGAAGGTATTATTAAAGCATATAGGGGTTTTATGCCAAAAATTGATGATAAAAATATTGTAACATTGAAGGAGGGTAATACACCTTTAATTGAAGCAATTAATCTTGAAAAGGAATTTCCGGGGCTAAAAATATATCTTAAATATGAGGGATTAAACCCGACAGGCTCATTTAAAGACAGAGGTATGACAATGGCGGTTAGTATGGCAAAACAGCAAGGGTCGAAGGCAATAGTTTGTGCATCAACAGGGAATACTTCGGCATCTGCTGCTGCCTATGGGGCAAGGGCTGGATTGAAATGTGTTGTTCTTATACCCGGTGGTAAAATTGCCCTTGGGAAATTGGCGCAAGCTATTGCCTATGGTGCACAGGTGATTTCTATAAATGGTAATTTTGATGATGCATTGAAACTTGTAAGGGAACTTTCTGATAAACATCCTATAACACTTGTGAATTCAATAAATCCATATAGATTGGAAGGACAGAAATCTTCATCTTTTGAGATATGTGATACCCTTGGAGAATCTCCTGATTATCTTGCACTTCCGGTAGGTAATGCGGGAAATATTACTGCATATTGGATGGGCTTTAAAGAATACCATAAAGAAGGGAAAATCAATAAACTTCCTAAAATGATAGGATTTCAGGCAGCAGGAGCAGCACCAATAGTTGAGAATAGAATATTTGAACATCCTGAAACAATTGCAACAGCTATAAGAATAGGCAATCCTGCCAGCTGGCAGAAGGCTGTACGTGCAAGGGATGAATCAGGGGGACTTATAGATAAGGTAACTGATGAAGAGATACTTAAAGCATATTCTTTACTTGCAAAAAAGGAAGGAATATTTGCAGAGCCTGCATCTGCTGCATCTATTGCAGGTATAACAAAGAAATATCGTGAAGGTTTATTTAAAGAAGGAGATACCGTTGTATGCATATTGACGGGGAATGGGCTTAAAGACCCGGATACAGCTATAAAGATGAGTGGAAGTGATATAAAAATGGTTGATGCCGATTTAAAAATACTGGAGGAAATCATTTATGGATAA
- the thrB gene encoding homoserine kinase encodes MDKSMMHVRVPASTANLGPGFDCLGIALNLYNDIYMELSGKELTIEVSGEGQLFIERNEENLVYKAAKKIFDRLNIKLSGLKIKTVNEIPLGSGLGSSAAAIIGGMVLANRICGNPLSSDDILDLASEMEGHADNVGPSLNGGFNVATYDGVKTLYIKKRIDDDINFIAFYPNREVKTRRARGVLPERIDYKNAVFNVGRASLLTAAFMTGDYAKLRYATEDMLHQVYRKELIPELYFVIEAALMGGAYGAFLSGAGPTMMAVSSNDMLDNVIKSVEAVYRDRNIPLKIYRLKCDNIGAK; translated from the coding sequence ATGGATAAAAGTATGATGCATGTCAGGGTACCGGCATCTACTGCAAACTTAGGACCTGGGTTTGACTGTCTTGGAATTGCATTGAACCTTTATAATGATATTTATATGGAGTTATCCGGGAAAGAATTGACAATAGAAGTTTCTGGTGAAGGGCAGCTATTTATTGAACGCAATGAGGAAAATTTAGTTTATAAGGCAGCAAAAAAAATATTTGACAGATTGAATATTAAATTAAGCGGTTTAAAAATAAAAACTGTTAATGAGATACCCTTAGGAAGCGGTCTTGGCAGCAGCGCAGCTGCAATAATCGGAGGTATGGTTTTAGCAAACAGGATTTGCGGCAATCCCTTAAGCAGTGATGATATACTTGACCTTGCATCTGAGATGGAAGGTCATGCAGATAATGTGGGACCTTCATTGAACGGCGGTTTTAATGTGGCAACATACGATGGAGTAAAAACCCTATATATAAAAAAAAGAATAGATGATGACATAAATTTTATTGCTTTTTATCCAAACAGGGAAGTTAAGACGAGAAGGGCAAGAGGAGTATTGCCTGAAAGAATAGATTATAAAAATGCAGTTTTTAATGTTGGCAGGGCATCATTGCTGACTGCGGCTTTTATGACGGGGGATTATGCTAAATTAAGGTATGCGACAGAAGACATGCTCCATCAGGTATATAGAAAAGAACTTATACCGGAGCTTTATTTTGTTATTGAAGCTGCACTTATGGGGGGTGCATACGGTGCATTTTTAAGTGGTGCAGGACCAACCATGATGGCTGTTTCTTCAAATGATATGCTGGATAATGTTATTAAATCAGTTGAGGCTGTCTATAGAGATAGAAATATACCATTAAAAATATATAGACTTAAATGTGATAATATAGGTGCAAAATAA